CGCCCGGCCGGTTGAAGGGCCGGCGGCCCGCACGCGGTAGACAGGGACGGTCCACGGCGGCGTGCCCGGCGGGCGCGGAGCGAACGAAGAGCGGAGCATGGACCGATGAAGCGTGGGGTGCACGCACGGGGCAGATGGGCGAACGGGGCGCGCTACCGCGCCGCCCTGCGCCGTACCCCGGTGGCCCTCTGGAACGACGACATCAGCGACTGGGCCGCCGCCCTCACGTACTACGCCATACTCACGGTCCTGCCCACGCTCTTCGTCACCCTCACCGTCATCGGCCTCGCCGACCCGTCCGGCACCGAAGCCCTCATCGCCTACATCGCGGGGCTCGCCCCCACCGGCACCGACACGGCGCTCAACGACGCCCTCCACGACGTGACCCGCGGCCACTCCACCGCCTGGATCCTCACCACCGTGGGCACGGCCAGCGCCGTCTGGTCGGCGTGCAGCTTCCTGTCCGTCTTCCGGCGTGCCCTGCACGCGATGTACGGCACCTCCGACAGCCGGCCCGTGCTGCGCCGCGCGCCCGCGATCCTGGCGATGGCGCTGCTGCTGCTGACGCTGCTGGTCTCCGGCGCGCTGACCCTCGTGGTCACCGGGCCCGGCATGCGGGCGCTGGGGCGACCGCTGGGGATGGGCGAGCAGACGGCGGCGCTCTGGGACTTCCTGCGCTGGCCGTTCCTGGTCTTCGTGGCGGCGCTGCTGGTGCTGCTGCTCTTCCGCTCGGGGCCGCCGGAGTCGCGCAACGTGTCGCACGCCGTGCCGGGCGGGCTGCTGGCGGGCGTGCTGTGGCTGCTGGCGTCGGTGGGGTTCGCGATGTACGCGTCGTACGCGGCGGGGACGTACAGCAGGCTGTACGGGTCACTCGCCGGGGTCGTCGTCTTCCTGATCTGGCTGTGGTTCTCGAACCTGGCGCTGCTGGCGGGCGCGCAGTTCAACGCGCTGCTCGCGCGCGGTGAGGGCAATCCGGAGGCCGCCCGCCCACCGCGGCGCCCTGCGGTGCCTGCCGTACCGCGGTGAGGACCGCGGCGCCCTGAGGCGCCGGGCCGGGAGCCTGGTCAGCGGCGGGCCAGCCGGCGTTCGCCCGCCGCGCCCGACTCGTACTCCAGCTCGTAGTGCCTGAAGACCGCCGGCTCCTCCTCGAACGCCAGCTCCCCGTCCGTATCGATCGACGGCGCGGACTTCACCTGGCCCTTGTCGTACGCGACGGTCACGTACCCGGGGCTGACGGACGCGCCCTCCAGCGGGACGAACACCAGCCGCTTGCGCCCCGGCACGCCCGCCTTGACGGTGGCGAACGACGGCGCGTCCGTGCGGGTGTCGACGTAGACGGCCTCCATCTCGCCGATCTTGCCGCCGTCCGCGCCGCGGACCGAGTGGCCGCGCCACTCACGGATGTCGTGTGCCTCGATCATGCGGGCCTCCCGGGGGATGCGTCAGCTCCTTGCCGGCCGGTAGACGGTCAGCGCTCTTTCGAGCTTATCCAGCTCAAACGCGGTCGGCGCGGGGACGACCTCCCCGTCGTAGGCCATCCGCGTGCCTTCCGGCAGCCCCGAGACGACGATCCGGCGCAGCCGGCCCGCCGCGTACAGCCGGGTCCTGGCCAGGCCGCCGGCCAGCGCCGTGGCCAGCAGCCGGGCCCGCGCGAAGTCCCCTGCGCGGGCGATGCGCACGTCCAGCACGCCGTCGGCGAGGTTGTCGCGGCGCACGGGCGCGATGCCCACGCTGTGGTACGCGCCCGACCCCGCGAACAGCAGCCACACCTCCCGCCGCCGGCCGTTGATCCGCGCGCTGACGGGTTGTGCCGTACGTATGACGCGCAGCACCGCCGCGACCGTGCCGAGCGGGCCGCGGAACGGCGGCGGGAAGTGCTCGCGCCGCCGCACCAGCTCGGGGTAGACGCCGAGGCTGAAGGTGTTCAGGAAGAGGGCCGGCGGGCCCGCGGGCTCCCGCGGGCGGAGCCGGCCGACGTCCACGGCGACGGCGCTGCCGTGCGTCACCGCCTCGCCGGCCTCCGCGATGCTCTCCACCCCGAGGTCGGTGGCGAAGTGATTGAACGTGCCGCCCGGCAGCACCGCCAGCGGCACGCCGTGCCGCAGGGCCGCCTCCGCCGCCGCGGCCACCGTGCCGTCGCCGCCGCAGACGCCCAGGGCACCGCCGTGCCGCGCCGCCTCCCGCGCCGCGGTGTCCAGCAACTCGGGCAGCGGTCCCGCCCCGGGTCCTGCCGGGGTGTCGGCGAGCGCCACCCGGGCCTCCGGCAGCACCGTCGCGAGCTGCTGCACCGGGTCGCCGAACTGCTGCGCGCCGGAGGCGGGGTTGACCACGACGTAGAGCCCCGCGCCCCCGGGCAGCGCGGGCGCCTCGGCGGGCGGCGGCGCCGGGTGCGTCCCGCGGGCGCGGGGCGGCGCCAGGCGGCGTACGACGAGCGCCGCGCCCAGCCCGAGCGCGGCCCCGGCGAGCACGTCGCTGGGGTAGTGGGCGCCGGTGTAGATCCGGGAGAAGGCGACCGACCACGCGACCGGCGCCAGGGCCAGACCCCAGCGCGGGGACTCCATCGCGACGCCGCACGCGAAGGCGGCGGCGGAGGCGGTGTGTCCCGAGGGGAAGGACGAGGTGATCGGCTGGCGCGTGAGATGCCGGATGACGGGCACCGCGTCGAGCACCGGGCGGGCGCGGCGGAACGCGCCCTTGCCCGCGGTGTTCGCCGTCGCGGAGGCCAGCGCCAGCGAGCCGAGCCCGCGCAGCGCGGCGCGCCGCCCGCGCGGGCCGCCGAACGCGGCGACGGCCGCGGCGGTGCCGAACCACAGGACGCCGTGGTCGGCGGCGCGGCTCAGCCGCGGCAGCACCGGCTCGGCGCCGGGCCAGCGGGTCGCGGCGATCCGGGCGAAGAGCGCGTGGTCCGCCCGGCGCAGCCGCCGGGTCCCGGCGATCCCGGTCGCCTTCCGGCGCCGTACGCGGCCGGGGCGCACGGAACGCCCGCCCCGCCGCAGGCGCGCGCCGGCGCTCACGCCGGCTCGGTCAGTCCCTCACGCAGGCGTCTGAGGATCGAGGACAGCAGCCGGGACACGTGCATCTGCGAGATGCCCAGCTCCGCGCCGATCTCGCTCTGCGTCATCTCGGCGCCGAACCGCAGGTCGAGCACCTTGCGGTCGCGCTCCGGCAGCGCCTCGACCAGCGGTTTGAGCGACACCAGGTTCTCGACCTTCTCCAGGTCGGGGTCCGTGACCCCGGTGCGCCGCGCGAGGAAGGACTCGCCCTCCTCGTCGGCGGCGTGGTAGTCGAGCGACGACGTCTTGTACGCGTTGGCGGCGACCAGCCCCTCGACGACCTCGTCCGGGTCGAGACCGGTCTGCTCCGCGAGCTCCGCGACGCTCGGGCCGCGGCCCAGCGTCTGCTCCAGCCGCGCACTCGCCTTCGCCAGCGTCAGCCGCCGCTCCTGCATCCGCCGCGGCACCCGCACCGCCCAGGAGGTGTCGCGGAAGTGGCGCTTGATCTCGCCCATGATCGTGGGCAGCGCGAACGTGGGGAACTCGGTGCCCTCGCCGAGGTCGTAGCGGTTGATCGCCTTGATCAGGCCGACGGTGCCGACCTGCACGACGTCCTCGCGGGACTCGCTGCGCAGCCGGAAGCGGCTGACGGCGTAGCGGACGAGCGCGAGGTTCAGCTCGACGAGGGTGTTGCGGACATACGAGTAGGCGTACGTGCCCTCCTCCAGCTCGGCCAGCCGGGCGAAGAGGACCCGGGACAGGGCGCGCGCGTCGGCGGTGCTCGCCTCGCGCAGCTCGGGCAGCGGCGGCAGGTCGAGGCCGGCGAGCGGGTCTGCGCCCGTGTCGGTGGCCGGGGCGGTGCCCGTCGCGGGGCCGGGGCCGGTGTCGGTGGCCGTGGCGTGGCCGGTCTCGGGCCCGTGGTCGCGCGTCACGAATGTCGTCATGGTGTCCCCCTGATGTGGACTTCTGCTCGACAGGCGTGGTGTGCAGCTACCCGTCATCACGGCGGCTATACCTGACCGTTACTTTGCATCCGTAACCAACGTGGTCCGACAACACCCCTTCCAGCTCGCATTTCCGCTCGTCCCTGGGCCATTTGCAGCACGCGTCAACGATCGGGGCGCGAGGGGCGCGCAGCGTCCGGGACCGCGCCGGGCGGCC
The Streptomyces sp. CNQ-509 DNA segment above includes these coding regions:
- a CDS encoding PRC-barrel domain-containing protein — protein: MIEAHDIREWRGHSVRGADGGKIGEMEAVYVDTRTDAPSFATVKAGVPGRKRLVFVPLEGASVSPGYVTVAYDKGQVKSAPSIDTDGELAFEEEPAVFRHYELEYESGAAGERRLARR
- a CDS encoding SigB/SigF/SigG family RNA polymerase sigma factor encodes the protein MTRDHGPETGHATATDTGPGPATGTAPATDTGADPLAGLDLPPLPELREASTADARALSRVLFARLAELEEGTYAYSYVRNTLVELNLALVRYAVSRFRLRSESREDVVQVGTVGLIKAINRYDLGEGTEFPTFALPTIMGEIKRHFRDTSWAVRVPRRMQERRLTLAKASARLEQTLGRGPSVAELAEQTGLDPDEVVEGLVAANAYKTSSLDYHAADEEGESFLARRTGVTDPDLEKVENLVSLKPLVEALPERDRKVLDLRFGAEMTQSEIGAELGISQMHVSRLLSSILRRLREGLTEPA
- a CDS encoding YihY/virulence factor BrkB family protein, coding for MKRGVHARGRWANGARYRAALRRTPVALWNDDISDWAAALTYYAILTVLPTLFVTLTVIGLADPSGTEALIAYIAGLAPTGTDTALNDALHDVTRGHSTAWILTTVGTASAVWSACSFLSVFRRALHAMYGTSDSRPVLRRAPAILAMALLLLTLLVSGALTLVVTGPGMRALGRPLGMGEQTAALWDFLRWPFLVFVAALLVLLLFRSGPPESRNVSHAVPGGLLAGVLWLLASVGFAMYASYAAGTYSRLYGSLAGVVVFLIWLWFSNLALLAGAQFNALLARGEGNPEAARPPRRPAVPAVPR
- a CDS encoding bifunctional phosphatase PAP2/diacylglycerol kinase family protein, with translation MRRADHALFARIAATRWPGAEPVLPRLSRAADHGVLWFGTAAAVAAFGGPRGRRAALRGLGSLALASATANTAGKGAFRRARPVLDAVPVIRHLTRQPITSSFPSGHTASAAAFACGVAMESPRWGLALAPVAWSVAFSRIYTGAHYPSDVLAGAALGLGAALVVRRLAPPRARGTHPAPPPAEAPALPGGAGLYVVVNPASGAQQFGDPVQQLATVLPEARVALADTPAGPGAGPLPELLDTAAREAARHGGALGVCGGDGTVAAAAEAALRHGVPLAVLPGGTFNHFATDLGVESIAEAGEAVTHGSAVAVDVGRLRPREPAGPPALFLNTFSLGVYPELVRRREHFPPPFRGPLGTVAAVLRVIRTAQPVSARINGRRREVWLLFAGSGAYHSVGIAPVRRDNLADGVLDVRIARAGDFARARLLATALAGGLARTRLYAAGRLRRIVVSGLPEGTRMAYDGEVVPAPTAFELDKLERALTVYRPARS